CGTTGTCAGTTCCTCGCTTAAAGCACTTCCTAGATTCTTCCTTCTCTAGGATAAAACTTCAACCCCTTAATCAGGCAGTGTAACTGCAGGAGATTTCACAAAGCTCCTGGGGTGAGGTGACCCCTAATTGCAGCTCCGGCAACCTGCTCTGCCCTGGTGATGGGAGATATGAGGTCATGCTATGATCGCTCGCTTACAGGTGTCCCCACCAGACTGTGAGACCGAGGACGGCACACTTCTTGCCGTCTTACTCACTGTTGTAGCTCCCGTAACTAGCAGCACCTtgcactcaagaaatatttttgtaagttGTCATTAAATCATAGATATTATAAACGTGTGTTTGACTTTCAGTTCAGAAGAGGAGGATGAAAAAGAATGGCAAGAGAGAATGAATCAAAAACAGGCATTACaggtatttaaataaattttgaattcaGGATTCTATTATTTGAAATGAATAACAtgcaaatgaataattttaatgagGTAGTATGGATTTATGAATGTTCTtggtaaaaaataaagacagacacCTTCTTTATGGGGTGTGCATGTGaatgtatgtacatataaaatacacacagacTTATATGTATGGAATTATGCATATCTCGACATCCAAAGTAAGCCATCTTGCTTTTACAaccaaccaataaataaatagaaataataagaaatgcttgtataaaaatatggaaagccTATCACCCATGAATAACTTCTAGTAACATTTTGCTGTATATTAGTACCCCTCCCGCCCCTGTATAGTTgaatacctgtgtgtgtgtgtgtgtgtgtgtgtgtgtgtgtgtgtgtgtgtgtttgggtatgtgtatgtgtatcaagggtatgtgtgtatgtatatatttatgaagaTGTATGTTCATGCACAGGCTGTGGTACCTATTGCTGCGTAACTTAGTGCTGTGAAAACAGTCTTTTATCGTCATCATCTTCTCTGTTCTGGGGGTTGATGAGCTCAGCGAGGCAGTTCCCTCTCAGTGTCTCCCATGTAGGTGCAGTCAGACGGTAGCTGGGGCTGGAGCCCCTCAAAGACCTCCTGCCCTGCGTGCCCGGCGACTGACGCTACCTGTCAGCCAGAACCCCCGCCCGTGGCCTCTCCGTGTGGCCTGAGCTCCGGCACAGCGTGGCGCTGTGTTCCCGGGGCAGGAGCCCAGGAGGCAGTGCCAGCAGGGCCCGCGCTGCCCTTTCTGGCCAGCTGTGGGAGGTGCGCAGCCTTCCTTCCCCGGCGTGCTGTTCCCTGGCAGCTGGCTAGGGCCAGCCCCCACTTACTGGGAGGGGAGCTAGGCAGCAGGAGCGTCAGAGAACCGTGCACAGGTTGCAGAGCCACCGCCACGCGTATCTTAACGCACAACTTGCTTACAGGTTGAGGTGGTGCtgcatgtacaagtttttgaaattttttccacGTTTCTCAGAAGAGCGGGTAGCATTCTTTGATTCCCAAGCTCACCGTCTCTTGTACGTTCACGTTATTCTGGTATGTCTGGTAGAAGACTTTTGAGCTGAAACTGCAAGATTCTTCAGCTTGTGAAGGTCCTGCATTATTAATGCAGCAAGTGAGCACAGTCTTGGTGAAGACCGTGGACCCTGTGGGCAGAAAGACTTGCAGTTAAGTCCAGGTCTCATAGCTCACTAGCTGTGAGATCTTAGACAAATCAACTTCTCCAaggctttatttcctttttttttttttgaacaataaTATTGATGCTTTCCTCGTAGGGACGATGGGAGCATTCCTGAGGGAAAACATGGGAAGCTCTGAGTGAAATGACTGGCCTGTCCTAAGTGCTTGCtggtttacacacacacaacatgcaTACATACAAGAGAGCAAATTGTATTACTTTATCTTTACTAACGACTACTTTCGATTTTAGGTTAAGAGCAAGACAGAGCTTATCTAACTAAGGGGACTATAAATATTGTTCAAATTCATAAGGTTCATCTCTGCCTCAGGGTCTtcgcacttgctgttccctcagcctgaGATGCTCTGTCCCAGAGCAGGTTTTTGGGTGTCTTTTGTGTCCGTGCTTGCAGGTCATTATTTCTAGGGGGGTCTTCTCTATCAaataatgttttttctctttctgttcttctaATTAACTCTCTTATCAGATTAACCTGCATTGTTTTCTCATTGttatcttgttcatttatttttttatcatgtgTCTTCTTCTGCTCCTAAGAGTAGGGACCTTAGCTGGCATGATCTCCGTAGTTCcttagcacctagaacagtgcctggcaagtattttttttcttttgaatgaatgaatgagtgaatggatacaTTCCCTAATCTGCCTATTCACTTTGATGCCTATGGCAGATAATGTACAACTGTGTTTAGCCTATTGTAGATTATGCAGAACTCTGTTTATGATATaagcactgaaaaaaatctgtcatgGTGAATAGAATTAAGTGTATAAAGTGTAAATTTCGTGGTGTTACGTTTTACTCTTTACAGGAGGTGTTCTTTCAGAATCCTCATGCAGTAGATATTGAGTCTGAAGACTTTAGCAGCCTGCCCCCTGAAATAAAGCATGAAATCTTGACTGATATGAAAGAATTTACCAAGCGGAGAAGAACATTATTTGAAGCAATGCCGGAGGTAAACTATACAACAGCGCATTAATGCTTAGAATTAAGAATATCAGcaaaatttttcattagaaaaagaaaattgataagcATTACTTATACAATATACGTTTACAGTAAACGGCATTTGTGTATCTCCGAGAGCCTATGAAACATGCGTTTATAAGTTTGAACTTATAAATACTTAATCAGAGAAGCTTTTCTTGATTTTCCACCAAGACCAGGTGTTGTCTCCTGCTCTGTGTTCTCACAGCACCTTGTAGTGTCTCTTTAGATTTTAGCACCCAAATGTGCCTACCCTGCTCCCTCTGTATTTTTAGCACTCAGCTCAGTATCTTTCACATAGTAAGTGCCTAGTGTATGCTTAGTGGTTCAATTCTTAGGTTAGttcataaaagttattttaaccCATAATATACATTGTAGAATATTAACATGTTTTGAtaccaaaaatatgaaaaaggcaGGAGCTGTTTCTTTTCCCATCACTCCTTTCTGCTTTTCCACGAAGAACGTGAACATAGGAAAATGCTAAGGTGTACAGAAATGATATCCAAAGGACAGAAGTAAATTTGTTTCAGGGGAAACATCCAGGTTCAGTCTATCCATCCAGCATTTTGTTTCTTGAGTGTAAATGGATCTCTGGCTGGTCTTTGAGGAAATAGAATTTGGATTATGTAAACAACAGTGGGAAGGATGGGAGAAAGAGAGGCAGTCCTGATGGTTTgctccattttttctctttctgccaccACAGAGCCTCTGGGATGGGTAGGCCAGGGTAGGATGGCGCACAGCTCGTTGGATCCGTCCCTCTGGTAGCTAAAGGAAGTTCTAAGTCATACAGGCTGGACCTTTGCATTGTCTGAACATTGGGCAAGTGCAAAATTGATAATAGTAGTATTGGTAAGGAATAAGAGTAATAATCGTAATAGTAATAGGAGCAATTTAGTATAAGGCTTGgcaacctgcttttttttttttttttaaataaatttatttattttatttatttgtttttggctgcgctgggtcttcgttgctgcgtgcgggctttctctagttgcagcgagcaggggctactcttcgttgcggtgtgcacgcttctcattgcggtggcttctcttgttgtggaacacgggctctaggcacgcgggcttcagtagttgtggcacgtgggctcagtagttgtggctcgcgggctctagagcgcaggctcagtagttgtggcgcacaggcttggttgctctgcggcatgtgggatcttcccagaccagggctcaaacctgtgtcccctgcactggcaggcagattcttaaccactgcaccaccagggaagccctggtaacCTGCTTTTGACCCCAGAtctaccacttactagccatGCGGCTCTGGAGAGGTTACTCAAGCtgtttaagtctcagtttcttcatttgtggaATGGAGATAGTGACGTCTGTCTCATCGGTGGTTGagaataaaatgggataatatatttaaaaacacttagaagaatgtCTTACTCAGGAAATGACTTATAAATGTTAAGTATTACTAATAACTGTGATTGCAATGATTTATTGTGTGTCTTTTGTGGACCAGGAACTGTGCTGGGCACTTCACTTGCGTTCTAAAAGATTGTCCGTTTAGCCAGAATCAGCatgtcacagtgcctggcatgcatcACATGCTCAATACATGTTTTTTGAGTAAATGATGGAATCATAAACAGTACccatgatttcctttcttttgcccAATTCTTTTTGTTTGAAAGATCATCCTTTAACAAAGCAATTATAGCTTTTTCCTActattcaaattttacttttctagtATGAAAGTACCACCAATGGAAAAAATCAATTGTTCTTTATCCCCTTTGTGGGAAAAGGATGGAAATATGGGAATACTATCTGTATTTAATAtaagaaatcattttatttatttattttgccttaggaGTCCAATGACTTTTCACAGTACCAGCTCAAAGGCTTGCTTAAAAAAAACTATCTAAACCAACACATAGAAAATGTCCAAAAGGAAATGAATCAACAACATTCAGGACAAATCCAAAGGCAATATGAAGATGAAGGAGGCTTTTTGAAGGAGGTAGAGTCAAGGAGGGTGGTCTCTGAAGATACTTCACATTACATCTTGATTAAAGGTATCAGGTACCATCACTTATTTGAcggttaaaaaccaaaaatatgtcATGTCTCTGAATTCTGTAAGCTACCACCCCCAGATAATATGAATGAAGTCCTACTTAATTTATtgactataattattattaatgcaGTAATAAATGTATATAGCTATTAATGTATTAAGTAGTATCATACCAACCCACTTTAAAATTAACTAACGAATTAACTCTTAGTTGCTGATTAAATGAGAATTTATAAGTTCATTTATGAGAACCGGTATGCTCTTATTCATCTAACTAGAAGCATGTTGTCACACTGTAAAACTACATAgtgagaatattttaatttttctcaaggTATTCAAGCGAAGAAAGTTGCAGAAGTGGATTCAGAGTCTCTTCCTTCATGCAGTGAAATGCACAGCAGGTCTTCTGACTTGAAGTCATCTCCGTGTGAAAAGCTGGAGCCAAAGGAAGAGCCTGAcgcctcccctccttccccgaGAACCTTACTGGCCGTGCAGGCGGCCCTGCTGGGCGGCAGCTCAGAAGATGAGCCGGAGAGTGAGACCTGCAGGCTGCGCCATGAGAGGCGACCACCCGCCATCGCCCGTGCGGGTTCTGTGTCGCCGCTGACTCTCTTGGCCATTCAGAGAGCTCTCGATGACGATGATGAAGACATGACAGTGCATGCCAGGAGCGACGTGCGGACAGGAGGGGCAGGCGCGAGAAAACCGAAACCGCTCCAGAGCAGTTctgatgaggagactgaggcaggaCCTAAAATGAGAGACGGGGAAGGAGCGCCGTTGGCAGCAGCGTCTCACGCAGCCAGTGTGAGCCTCGCAGAGGAGCCTGTGACCAGCGCTGATGCCGAAAAAGAGCGGACAGAATCGGCTCACTTACCGAGGACTGCCTTTTGTCAAGGCAGCGACTCTAGCGTGCCAAAAGAGCAGATGCCGTCTATTCCCCCGGTGAAGGAAGCCTTTCAGACAAGCGATGAGGCTGCAGTTAAGGATGGAAAAGACCCAGTTCCTTTGGAAAACACTGTGGTGCTACCCAGGGATGCACCTGGGCTCCAGAGCGGACCAGAGCGGATACCGACACCTCCGGCAAGTCCAAGTTCCGTGTCAAGGAGTGGAACGTATACCAAAGTGCTTGAGCTACGGCAAGGTCTTCTTCTTCCACCTGAGAGTAAACATGACACCTCTGTTCTTTCAAGTGATGACGaaacagaatctgaaaaaaaccCTGCTCCTGAAGGCACCGTCAGTTTGCAAGAATCGAGTGATACGCTAAGTGTCCCTTTAGAGACAATAAGTGACTTAGGAAACGTGACATCTGTTAATGCCAAAGAGCATGAGAATTTCTTGAAAACCATCCAAGAACATGAGACCGTTGAATCTGCAGGCCAGGGTTTAATTTCAGTTCCAGCGTCCATGGAACCAACGGAAACAGACTCTGAAGAAAGTGAATCTGACGGTAAGTGCTTGTGCtcttttagagataaagaaaagtaGGATTCGCATCTGCAGGAACCGAGAGGTGCTTTAGTGTAGTCCAGATCCACATCGTTCAGGTGGTGAACTAGAGGCCCAGAAAGGTCAAGTGACTttgccaaggacacacagctagtaatggAATCTTGACCTTTGCTGTTTGGCTACTCTTTTCgttgttgtttttaaagggaGGGAGTGCCCTAGTTGGAGAAGGTAAAGGTGagtttccctttaattttttaactttttattttgaaataattaacaacttttaaaaagttgaaaaagtaTCTCAAAACATTCTATTTCCCTCACCTAGGACCTCAGTGGCTGGCATTTTACCACATTGGctttatcatct
This portion of the Balaenoptera musculus isolate JJ_BM4_2016_0621 chromosome 18, mBalMus1.pri.v3, whole genome shotgun sequence genome encodes:
- the ERCC5 gene encoding DNA repair protein complementing XP-G cells isoform X3, which translates into the protein MGVQGLWKLLECSGRQVNPETLEGKVLAVDISIWLNQALKGVRDRHGNSMENAHLLTLFHRLCKLLFFRIRPVFVFDGDAPLLKKQTLAKRRQRKDLATTDSKKTTEKLLKTFLKRQVIKTALKSKREEALPSLTQVQREDDIYVLPPLQEAEKNSSEEEDEKEWQERMNQKQALQEVFFQNPHAVDIESEDFSSLPPEIKHEILTDMKEFTKRRRTLFEAMPEESNDFSQYQLKGLLKKNYLNQHIENVQKEMNQQHSGQIQRQYEDEGGFLKEVESRRVVSEDTSHYILIKGIQAKKVAEVDSESLPSCSEMHSRSSDLKSSPCEKLEPKEEPDASPPSPRTLLAVQAALLGGSSEDEPESETCRLRHERRPPAIARAGSVSPLTLLAIQRALDDDDEDMTVHARSDVRTGGAGARKPKPLQSSSDEETEAGPKMRDGEGAPLAAASHAASVSLAEEPVTSADAEKERTESAHLPRTAFCQGSDSSVPKEQMPSIPPVKEAFQTSDEAAVKDGKDPVPLENTVVLPRDAPGLQSGPERIPTPPASPSSVSRSGTYTKVLELRQGLLLPPESKHDTSVLSSDDETESEKNPAPEGTVSLQESSDTLSVPLETISDLGNVTSVNAKEHENFLKTIQEHETVESAGQGLISVPASMEPTETDSEESESDGSFIEVQSINSSDELQAELHEASRPPSGQGEEEPVGTEKQEATGDSQGLPRDNSEREAVDIEPPEETEKDADDLLNEWQDVDLEELETLESNLLTQQNSLKAQKQQQERVAATVTGQMFQESQELLRLFGIPYIEAPMEAEAQCAILDLTDQTSGTITDDSDIWLFGARHVYKNFFNKNKFVEYYQYVDFHNQLGLDRNKLINLAYLLGSDYTEGIPTVGCVTAMEILNEFPGHGLEPLLRFSEWWHEAQKNKKIRPNPYDTKVKKKLRKLQLTPGFPNLAVADAYLKPVVDESKGSFLWGKPDLDKIREFCQRYFGWNRMKTDESLLPVLKQLNVQQVSSTGETGG